Part of the Companilactobacillus zhachilii genome is shown below.
AACTTTGTAAAATAATTTACACATTTTTCCAAAAATAATGCCAGCTATCATCAGCAATGGTAGTAGCCAGATATCCACAGGCTGCCAATTTGAAGTTCCAAGTTTTGTTATGAACGACGGCTGATCGGTTTGACGAATCAATAATGCAAACGCAAAAACTCCGTTAATAATAAATACTAGGTATAGAATTCTTTTTTGTTTTATAACTGAGGGGATTTTCGGCGCGTTAGCGCCGACGTATTTTTGCCTAAATTTGAATGGATTTGAAAGTCGTTTTAGAGATTCCAATAGTGGCATTTTTTTTAACTCGTCATATTGGAAATACAAATATCGTAATTTATCAGCCTGCCAGATCGACAATGAAATAATCGCACTCAACAAAGCTGCTTCCGGACCTACCCCGGCGCCAAAACTTAAGATAACCAATGTAATCAACAAATTGAAAAAAACATCATGGTAATCAATTGTTTGATTTAGTTTTAATTCATGCATTGAATCTTGCGAAGTTTTGGGTAAATCAGGCCAACGTTTTAACAAATAATAGAGCACTAAACTACCTAAGAATATCAATCCCATTTCAATAATTTGGTTATGACTCGACCAAACTAATTTTGAAGTAAATCCCTCGACAACTAAAAATGTCGCTGCAATTAGGCCAATAATTGCACTCAAGATAAATCCATAAGCTACTAAAACTACTCGTTTAATCACGCTCACCCTCTCTTATAATTGCAAGCATTATAACATAGTAGATTTTATGGTTTTTAGGAGAGTGTGACAAAAGAGGGTCATTCGAGCATTAAGGCAAAAATAGTTATGTCACTCCCCCATTTTGAAGACAAAAAAAGAGGAGAAATTTGCACATCTGCAAATTTCTCCATGTGGTAAGGTGCGACGATTTTCCAAACGCTTGCGCGCCAACCTTCTACCCTTACCTCGGTTTGGCACCGTTATGTAGTATTGCATGAATACTATCTATAAGTCAATCTTTTAATTATTAACTAATCTTATTCGTATTCGCTTTCACGATTAAAAGTGCTGTAACTCTTGAGGCTACGGCTTTTTTAATTTAATTGTTTCACATGGAACATATGGTACAAAAACGCATGTTCGTCACTATATGTTGTGGTACGTTCCAATTAGCTATTTTTGTAAAGAATTTACAAGATTGAAACATAACTTATGACTCAAAATTGCTGATTCTGGACTAACTGGATTGGCTGTTCCTTCAGAAACGGCCTGTAAAAATGCTCTGATAATTGGATCAAATCCACGCGTAACCAAGGTATTTTCCCAATCAGGTCGTGAGGTCTGAGTAACGCTTCCTGTTTGATAAGTTTGTAATGAGTTGAGATTAGTTACGACTTGACGAGTTTTTAAACCCTGAACAGTTGATAGTTCAAGATTGCTACCACCAACCATATTAGTAATAATTTGTGCCTGACTCTTACTGCCGTTCAAAGTGATATAGCCTTGTTCCAAATTTCCATCTTT
Proteins encoded:
- a CDS encoding chloride channel protein, with translation MHELKLNQTIDYHDVFFNLLITLVILSFGAGVGPEAALLSAIISLSIWQADKLRYLYFQYDELKKMPLLESLKRLSNPFKFRQKYVGANAPKIPSVIKQKRILYLVFIINGVFAFALLIRQTDQPSFITKLGTSNWQPVDIWLLPLLMIAGIIFGKMCKLFYKVFHMWISKMNLSLGLKVTLGAIFIALIALFAPDLLFSGQHSLDLLIGAWANKTAIFLIGMGLLKLFFLAWCLTFNWRGGHIFPITFAAMIEGFAVAQMLPNFDRLFIVAIIATTIMSELISPVVAGVFIMLFFPLKLTPIIVLVAILMYLKNKIWSRKTVNS